The nucleotide window CAACGTATCTTGCAGAGGATGCGAATGCTCCAACCGACAAAAGACACAAGCCACTACTTTTGAAGAAAAGCTGAAATGTGCTGTCAGAGAGCAAAAGCGCCAGCCAGCACAATAGGTTTGTGCGTAGAGAGAGAAAATGGTAAGATCAGCAGCACAGTGCAGGGAAGACAGCTTTGGCCATTTTTGAATAAAATTCACATCTGGCTCTAAGTGTTGTCCAAGGCTTTGGTTACCGAATGGTGCATTTATACCGAGGGAGACCGGTAAACGTTGTTACCACGGTTACCACGAAATTTCAAACGAATTTCGAATGAAATTTATAATTGAAttttgaattcaaattctttCAAAAACAGATATAGATAGCACTTTACTTATATTTATCATAAAAGAGCTACTAGCTCAGTGGAACATTGTCTATGCGCGTGCTATCAGGTGCTGCCATACTTTACTATACATTGAGCATttgaattcaaaaaaattgaaaattTTCAATTTTTTTGCTCGAAATTCTCATTTACTGAGGGGGACTGAAATATGTGGTAACCGTGGTAAATCTCGAAATTTCAAACGGTAACCAAAACCTTGGTGTTGTCTGGAGGTGTTATCTAATGTTAGACTGTATAGCTTCTGTATTTACATGTGTATACTGTAACGTTGTATACCACctcattatatatatgtgatagGCCACCCCTAGAGGGTTGTGCCGGTTCCCCCAAAACCTATTGTCTTACATCTGAGGTTCCCGAAGTCCCAAAATACCATACAAGAAAGATATGACAGGACCTACATGTCACCTACAAGGCTCCACCTTAGAGAAAAAATTCATATTCTTTTTAGAAAAATCACATTCTTTTCACATGACCTTGAATGAAGATGATTTTTTTATGAAAATTATAGTTCTCCATGAGAGACTTTATAGATTTGAGTTTTTTTATTTGAAGTTGTTTAGATTTTTAAGAAGTTGATAGAAACACGATTAATATGTTGCTGAGACTTTATGTTATTTTTTTGAGCATCTTAACTACCTAAAATAATAAAACTCAAAACTAGAAATTTGTAGATCTCACCGAGGGCTacaattttcatatataaagtatCTCTATCCAACACCATACAAGAAAGATATGGTTTTTCTAAGGCGATTAATATGCTGCTGAAACtttatatttatttttttgaATCTTAACAACATCAAATGATAAAACTCAAAACTAAGAATTTGTAGATATCATCTAGAGCTACAATTTTCATATGCAAAGTATCTTTATCCGACATCATACTAGAAGGATATGATTTTTTGTAAGGCATCAAGTTCTGTAACATGATTAATATGCTGCTGAAACTTTATATTATTTTCCAGCATCTTGATGACCTCAGATGAAAAAAACTCAAAAATATaaaggtatatatatatatcatcgagagctacatttttcatataaaaaTTTGTTTGCATCCAAGATTGTATGAAAAGAAATACAATTTTTTAGGTGGAGCCTTGCCGTTGACACATGGGTTCCATCTATTACTCCCTCTGTATCGAAATACTTGTAGCTGGGGCGCTACAAGTATTTCGGTACAGAGGTAGTAGATTTTATGTATAACAGGTGAGGTAAACGCTCGTTTAGACTTGGATAAGTCATGTTATAATTTTAGAGAGTTAATTAAAAATGCATTTCAAAACCTTAGAGACCTAGACACCTTTACATAGTTTTAAAGACCATAGATGAATTTTACTCGCCATGTTTTATCTACGGGACAGCCGACAGCTAACTTCTGACTGAGACCACTAGAGGCTCTAACTGCGTGCATGGGGGCTGCCCTAACACGTGAGACTTCAGAATATCTCATGGACACGCAAAGGTTAGAAGCTTGGGAATGATAGTAACAAAGCTGCAATACAGCTAGCCTGTCTTTATCTTTTtcgtttctttttcttttccttcttttCCTTTGCGCCTTTGATTGGCGCCCAATCAGAATGGTCGCTAGAACTTGAATTTTAAATGCCACTAGAATATCACAACTAAAGTGCATGCGTTTAGTAGAGCTGAAGGGTTCCTAAATGTGTGCATCGAACATCCGAACAAGTTAATCCGACATGCACTAATAAGTTAATAGTACTACTAAGCGTCAGTGGAAGCCGCGACCATTGCGACTACTAGACCTGTGTCCTTGTTTGCCGaaacacacaacacacacacacacacacacacacacacacacacacacacacacacacacacacacacacacacacacacagatgTTGGATGTGTGGAGTGCTGTGGGATGGTGGGACAAGTGGCAGCTGCGCATCCTCGTCCTCGGCAGCCTCGGCCTTCAATGGTTTCTGCTGGTGGCTGCCCCCATGCGCAAGTACACCGTCCGGCGCTACTTCAGGCTATGCATATGGCTTGCCTACATTAGCAGCGATGCTCTGGCCATCTATGCGCTGGCTACCCTCTTCAACCGTCACGCCAGGGCGaccagcagcagcagtagctGTGATGGCATTGCGCACGACAAGGCCAAGATCCTGGAGGTCTTTTGGGCTCCTGTCCTGCTCATCCATCTCGGCGGGCAGGAGGAGCTGACTGCCTACACCATCGAAGACAACGAGCTGTGGGCAAGGCACACCGTGACCCTAGTGTCTCAGGTCGCGGTTGCCATGTACGCCTTCTACAAGTCGTGGCCTGACTCCAGCGACTGGAAGCTATTGGCATCAGCGATCCTGCTCTTCATCATTGGGGTCATCAGTTTCAGTGAGAAGCCATGGGCCCTCAAGAAAGCCAGTATTAATAGATTGGCGTCCGTGTCGGCGACGATACAAGGAACAAAGAAGCGTACAAAATTGGCGGTGTACTTGGACGATCTTTTGTTCTCTGATTGGTACAACTGCTCCACCACCAAGTCCGGCGAGAAGAGTAGCCTGCTGCCTGAAGATGTGGGTTGGCACAACTGCTTCTCCCTCACCGAGAAGCAGCCGGGGCTGGCGGCGGGTGAGGCGGATAATGTGGGCTTGTCGGACGGAGATAAAGTCTATATGGTGCTCTCGGACATGTCCCTCTCAGCTGCTGCCGATGACCTTGTACAACGAGGCAGAGCTGGAAATGTCCGGGATGTTCTTCGGCCGCTGAGCACCAAGGCGGAAAAGGAACTCAAGCGCTGGCTGCGTGGTGCGTTTGGGCTCATATATACCAGAGCAAATTTGGTTTTCACTCGCACATACCTGGTGTACCATGTGCTGGTGGTGCCCATCCTGCACATCGCCGCCCTCACGCTGTTTGCGACGAGCGGCAAGGACGGGTACAACCGCACGGATGTGAAGATCACATACATCCTCCTGTGCCTAACCGCCGCGCTGGATGTTTTTGCGGTGTTCATCCGCCAGCTACTGTACCGGGCCATGTCTGCAAAGAGCGTCCCAGCGTTGTGCGAGACGGTGCCAGGCTACAACCTCGTGGAGGCGGTTCTCCGGCGGAGGCACAAGGACATTGGGTGGCTGGTCAAGTGCGCCACCCGCATGGGCTGCAAGGAGGAGTACTTCTGCAAGTGCGACGGCGGCGGTCAAGACTACACACTGTACAAGAATGTGTCGGAGATGGTCCTTGCAGATCTGGTGGGTGCACAGGGCCGCGACCTTGCCAATTACAGGGTCTTCACGGTGCCAGAAGAATCAGGCACCGCTGTGCTGCCGGTGGAGGATGCTGGGGCAGGTGCCGAGATAATGCAGCAGAGCAGCCCGGGAGTGGCCAACTGGGCTCTAAGTGAGGAGCTGCAGAAGGTGTGCGGCCCCAAGGTACGGGGCGCCCTGCGCGGGTCGTTCGACAGGAGCGTCCTCGTCTGGCACATCGCCACCTACCTCTGCTTCCGCATGGAAGGTCCTCCTCccgacgacgaggaggaagacTCACACTGGCTTCGCATCAAGTGCACGCAAGCAATATCCAGCTACATGGCTCGGCTGCTGAATTCCCACCCGGACATGCTGCTCACCGGCAGCAGGCAGCACCTGGTCAGTGAAGCCATGGATGAATTCGAGTGCTTCTTGGACAGCGCCATGCTAGGTAAGAGCGGCAAGCCGCTCAGCAAAGACGAGCTGACCAAGATTATCGCCGACGGGGCGGAAGCGGAACGTGTCCACATGCAGGTGCCCATCGAGATCATCGACGACGGGCCGGAAGTGGAACATGTCCACATGCAGGTGCCCATCGTCATCGATAATAAAGCAGCTGAAGACAAGGAGGTGATAAAATCTTTGTTCCACATCCCCAAGGCATGCAGTCTTGCAAAGGAGCTGCTGAAAATTGAACCGCCGTCCACGCGCTGGAGGGTGATGTACCGGGTGTGGCTGGGCATGCTCTTCTACTCCGCCAGCATGTGCAGGGGCTACCTGCACGCTAAGAGCTTGGGTGAAGGTGGTGAGTTCCTCTCCTACGTCTGGCTCGTCCTCTCGCTCAAGGGTGCCAAGACCCTGGCCGACAAGCTTCAGATGCTGCAGGGAGACGACGAGGAACCAACACTGACCGATAAGCCTCAGATTCTGGAGGGATCAGAGACGACGAGGAACCAACACCCTGATCAAGGCCCACAACTTGCTGGTTTCGAAACCCCCCATCCAGATCCTTTAATTGAACCGCCGATGCCATGATTTTGTATATCAATTCTactgtttgtttgtttgtttgtttgtttaaTTTCTAGCTAGCGTTCTCCGATCCAAGTACTGGCCGGTTTGTTTGTTGCCTTCCTTGCGCGGGCGTTCGCCCGCGGCTTTTGATTCAGTTTATTTCATTTGTTGTCTTGTCTACTGCTGCATGTACTCCCTTCCCTACCTCACTGCCTTTTTTGTCCTCTCAAACCAACCGTCCTAGGCAATTTGTAGCACTGTGGTCAACTCAACTATAAAAGAAACATTTGTTCTTTCTCTTTGGATGCAACTCAAGTGCCGACTCGATCCGTTTACATTTTGCGCACCCTTTAGTCATTGACTTAGGTTTATCCCTAGAAACTCCTGCAATTGGTGCAGACCCACTTGGGCCTGGTGTCGTTGCACCACCTGTAGGGGTGCCATAGGGCCAACAGAGGGTGTTGTACGACCATCAGGTGGTCGCATATGATTAATAGCAGGCGGGGCAAGGTGCCAGCATGCTGTGTAGGGCCAGCCGGCTATGGCGGCTAACCATGCCCTGGATGAGCAGGCCCTTTTGCCTTCTTTTTCTTATACTTGTTGAAATagttaggccaactccaccgcgcgatcCTAAAGGGATGTCCGGTTTGGTCGGATTTTATCTTTTTGGGGTGCCGATGGGTTCATCCATGTCCGCGTTTGTCCGATGGGTTGTGGGTGCGCCCAACGCGCGGCCGAACATCAAAACCTATCCGGGGTGGACGTGAAtaaaaaatttaaaaacttaaatgaAATGACTAAAAAAGTAAATAAACTTAGttaaaacacacacacacacacacacacacacacacatatatatatacaaaacGGCCCAGTCTATCAGTCCACTTAAAAGGCCCAGTTCGTAATTAACATAAAACAAAAAAAAACGCCTCCCGCTCGCTCCTGCCGCGCCCGTCGATGCCGTGGCCGACGCCGTCTTCACTGGCCGCCggtgtcgtcgtcgtcgctgacCAGGTCGATGTAGGCCGGCGGCGTCCAGAGGTGGGCCGACGGTGCGTGGTAGACGGGGGCGGGCTGGACGGCGGGAGGTGCTTGCACCACCTCCTCCCGTGGCGACGCCTCCTACTCTGGTGAccgcggcggcgtcgggcgctAGTTCACGCCCACGGCGTCGGCCATCTCTTCTGCCGTGCACGACCAGCCCCACCCCTGGCCCACCAGGGTCGGGTGGAACGCGGCCACCGGCGGCTCCACCACCACCTTCTCCTTCGCCACCATCTCGAGGTCGGGGATGGCGACCTCGCCGGCGGCGGAGCGGGCCATCATCTCCTCGAGGCCCTCCCACTGGTGCTCGTCGTGCGTGCGCATGGAGTCCTCCATGACGCGCGCAATGAGacgggcctcctcctcctcctccgtcatgcgaggaggtggtggtggcgatGGAGACGGCGAAGGTGTGATGCCGCGCACCCGCCTACGCCCGCGCTCCTGGGGAGCAGGTGCTGCGCGCTCCTGTCGTGGCCGCCGCGGCCCCGTCGAGGTGCCGACGAAGAACGACGCGCGCCTGGTGTCGTGCTCATCATGAAACCAGGTGTCCCAAAGCCCGGAGTCGGGAGCGTACCTGGGGTCATAGAAGAGGTCGtcagggaggaggcggcggcggcgctcgatcTCCTTGTTGCGCGCATGGCCGCTCGTCAGGACCGGCGGGATCGGAACCCGGTCGGCGGAGAGATGGACGTCACTCCAGGGGAGCGGCGTCCTCGTCTACCAATAACGGCGACACACCGACGCGCGGATGTAATGCCGGTCGCGCTCGCTGGCGGACGTGGGTGCGATGGAGAaggcgggcggcgcgggggcCCGGCGTGGTGGCGATGGCGACGCGGGCTCCTCTTTCTTCACCGAGCCGTGGCGGCGTCCCGACGAGGAACTAGCCTCGCGGTCGTGCTTGCCTTTGCGGCCCATGGCGGCGGGCGGCCGGTCGGCGAGGTGTTGGCTAGGGTTTGGGACTGGGGCTGTCGGGTTTCGAGGAGGCCACGGGATGTCATGGGGCAGTGTGGACGACGACCCGTCCACGCTTCCCACTTAAAGAAGGACGGCGACCGTTCGACGTGcggatgacaggtggggccgcccGCTCGTGTGCATTGATGTGGGCGGGTGGGAGGTAGGTGGCCGCCTGCCACGCGGCCCCGACGCGGATGAGGCGCGCGTCCGTTTGGTGTCCGTCGCGACCCAAACCCGGCGCAAGTTTGCGCTCGAAATGGGTCGGCCCTGACACAAAACGGACAAGATGGGTCCGGGCCGTCACGCGCTGGGCCGCCTCCTTTGTCCGTTTTACCCCAAACGAATGGGGCCGGACATgatagggtcgcgcggtggagttggccttaagTCCTATGCACGCTGCCTTCATGTGCTTCTTCAGAATTGCTGCAGTTGCATCTGACCCACTAGCAACCTGAGCAAGACTAGCAAAATCCTCGATAAGTTAGTATGACGGAGTTGCTTCTTCGATGTCGGTGGCATCTCATCAAGCTCTACCTGAACAGTGGATGCTGCTCCTGGTATTGCTTGTTGTGTCCACCTCCTAAGTATGTACCGCCCAGGGATTTCATCGACACCAAGTTGtgcaattttttttcaaaatttggcAACACAATATTCTATCTTTAGACATCTTGCAGCACTCACACTTGTATTCTTCAGCATCAACTTCTACTGTCACAGAAAAGCTTCTAGGACCATAACTCGTCACCCATCCTTCTCTGTTTGGATAAAGCCCATACACATGACTGCTGTGGGGACACAGATTGTACTTTCCAGTTAACTCAAACTCGGTACAAAATTTATGGTAAATGTCTCTAGTGTAGGCAACATAGGCTTGCTTCTCAATTGAAAAATTGGACCACAACTCATCGTGTAGGTGGTCTGTCCTGTAGTCATTCCCACCCTCTTGGACAAGCATGTGTGTCTGAATCTTCTCATATTGCTTCACAAAGTTCAACACAAAGTTGTATGGGTTAACATAATGCTTAAGAACGGCAATGAATCCGACTGCAAGAAAGGGAAAAACCTATGCTTGAAGCAACATGGCACAAATATTGCATTCTACTTGCACAACTTATCAAAGTGAGTGCCATCAACAACCGGCCACCTCAGCACAAAAGTAGCC belongs to Triticum urartu cultivar G1812 chromosome 7, Tu2.1, whole genome shotgun sequence and includes:
- the LOC125523577 gene encoding uncharacterized protein LOC125523577 — encoded protein: MLDVWSAVGWWDKWQLRILVLGSLGLQWFLLVAAPMRKYTVRRYFRLCIWLAYISSDALAIYALATLFNRHARATSSSSSCDGIAHDKAKILEVFWAPVLLIHLGGQEELTAYTIEDNELWARHTVTLVSQVAVAMYAFYKSWPDSSDWKLLASAILLFIIGVISFSEKPWALKKASINRLASVSATIQGTKKRTKLAVYLDDLLFSDWYNCSTTKSGEKSSLLPEDVGWHNCFSLTEKQPGLAAGEADNVGLSDGDKVYMVLSDMSLSAAADDLVQRGRAGNVRDVLRPLSTKAEKELKRWLRGAFGLIYTRANLVFTRTYLVYHVLVVPILHIAALTLFATSGKDGYNRTDVKITYILLCLTAALDVFAVFIRQLLYRAMSAKSVPALCETVPGYNLVEAVLRRRHKDIGWLVKCATRMGCKEEYFCKCDGGGQDYTLYKNVSEMVLADLVGAQGRDLANYRVFTVPEESGTAVLPVEDAGAGAEIMQQSSPGVANWALSEELQKVCGPKVRGALRGSFDRSVLVWHIATYLCFRMEGPPPDDEEEDSHWLRIKCTQAISSYMARLLNSHPDMLLTGSRQHLVSEAMDEFECFLDSAMLGKSGKPLSKDELTKIIADGAEAERVHMQVPIEIIDDGPEVEHVHMQVPIVIDNKAAEDKEVIKSLFHIPKACSLAKELLKIEPPSTRWRVMYRVWLGMLFYSASMCRGYLHAKSLGEGGEFLSYVWLVLSLKGAKTLADKLQMLQGDDEEPTLTDKPQILEGSETTRNQHPDQGPQLAGFETPHPDPLIEPPMP